The Kazachstania africana CBS 2517 chromosome 8, complete genome genome contains a region encoding:
- the ASA1 gene encoding Asa1p (similar to Saccharomyces cerevisiae YPR085C; ancestral locus Anc_3.391): MDDIKLPTFTLRSHASKVTALTLIYANAVPNLVSGDEGGKIVKWDLITRRPLVAIDSIEAQIIEIKQLDPDCIAVLSKDYTLRVYDFDLSNVLFETKVNTLNFANFIIYKEPHSDWNTLIVCNTKNSENIDVYKFQLNDFKSLKRIFNNLDFKNTMDYMKNERFPQIEKLGLIMKLLKVGELIYCGFESGVIIAFRFSEDESFIEVVYISVLHCPNPILDFCYDEISDAVLSSSTNETIGKHPIIRPSTGENRPLTLEAFDSADYFVDKEQKILLYKNACISVNGDQLNITFKKIGHLKVLESYLLLSSWSGKTAILDKRTSNLLTSFCKSKSSVLVSESSQGSFDSNSVKQKDTTFSKIGSMTGFDPSFNTMIATDIVSKKQTLGQQRRNYSFLEHCWCFIGYDDGSICAHRL; encoded by the coding sequence ATGGATGACATCAAACTCCCCACATTCACTCTGCGCTCACATGCAAGCAAGGTGACTGCTTTGACATTGATATATGCTAATGCCGTGCCAAATCTGGTATCCGGTGATGAAGGTGGCAAAATAGTGAAATGGGACCTGATAACACGAAGACCTTTAGTGGCTATTGACTCGATTGAAGctcaaattattgaaataaagCAATTAGATCCGGACTGTATAGCCGTATTGTCAAAAGACTATACATTAAGAGTGTATGACTTTGATTTATCTAACGTCCTGTTTGAGACAAAAGTGAACACACTGAATTTTGCGAATTTTATCATATATAAGGAGCCTCATAGTGATTGGAATACATTAATAGTTTGTAATACCAAGAATTCTGAGAATATTGATGTTTACAAATTCCAGTTGAATGATTTCAAGTCCTTGAAAAGgatattcaataatttagaCTTCAAGAATACCATGGATTATATGAAAAACGAACGATTCCCTCAAATAGAAAAGTTGGGTCTTATAATGAAGTTGCTGAAGGTTGGTGAGCTAATATATTGTGGATTTGAAAGTGGTGTCATAATTGCGTTCCGATTTTCTGAAGATGAATCGTTCATTGAAGTGGTTTACATTTCCGTTTTGCACTGTCCAAACCCTATACTTGATTTTTGCTACGATGAAATATCAGATGCAGTGCTTAGTTCGTCAACGAATGAAACAATTGGGAAGCATCCTATAATACGACCATCCACTGGCGAAAACCGGCCATTGACACTTGAAGCTTTCGATAGTGCTGATTATTTTGTTGACAAAGAGCAGAAAATATTACTCTACAAGAATGCATGTATCAGTGTAAATGGTGATCAACTTAACATTACATTTAAAAAAATCGGGCATTTGAAGGTCTTGGAATCTTATCTCCTATTATCAAGCTGGTCAGGTAAAACTGCAATCTTAGACAAGCGTACTTCCAATTTGTTGACTTCCTTCTGTAAATCAAAAAGCTCCGTGTTGGTTAGTGAGTCGTCCCAAGGTAGCTTTGACAGCAACTCTGTAAAACAAAAGGATACTACCTTCTCCAAGATCGGTTCAATGACAGGTTTTGATCCATCATTTAATACTATGATTGCCACAGatattgtttcaaaaaagcAGACACTTGGACAACAGAGAAGAAATTACTCATTTCTCGAACATTGTTGGTGTTTCATAGGATATGATGATGGTAGTATATGCGCTCATAGACTATAG
- the KAFR0H00760 gene encoding uncharacterized protein (similar to Saccharomyces cerevisiae YPR084W; ancestral locus Anc_3.390): MSDQRPIRLAVLGGESTGKTSFVSRLTLNIVHEVHYPTRDQTNWLFDYKPHSKLAKTILDDQAHERLSRRTPGSQALEPIFKSPSVSANVLLSPLVFQSFMDNYTQVKTQFKTKSSPNYLLKNLEIKMSNDPVNNNSQSLAKYVKSTARSSSTDLGRKFEDNSSVNIPENYIPPSYQPIPIDIIDTSAFKPELVVPFLEVSLFRNLDKNILRGLADEPRRPVSTTSLLVASGASELNGKIDGYILVYSAIPEISHHALASPPSYNDNVNNTEVTPTDGGGFSILSKIRACILDAWTEFRNYQNGWEQGKEDDIYSILHNFKSIWRSPEAEAAKMNKVKNLRSYRTTLDSIDLDPSSPNSPPPCIIVCTHINEDLSSPLLVDMGRELATSWNCGFVGVNNIDDFNVDVAMSLIVKEIVEKDKLITKNRENANDGENSSNGVFRKIIKS, from the coding sequence ATGTCCGACCAAAGACCAATCAGACTTGCTGTACTGGGGGGAGAATCCACAGGTAAGACATCTTTTGTTTCCAGACTGACTTTGAATATTGTTCATGAAGTGCACTATCCAACAAGAGATCAAACAAATTGGTTATTTGATTATAAACCTCACTCCAAATTAGCCAAGACAATATTAGACGATCAGGCCCACGAAAGACTATCTAGACGGACTCCAGGAAGTCAAGCACTTGAACCTATTTTCAAATCGCCATCGGTTAGTGCAAATGTTTTATTATCACCACTAGTTTTCCAGTCTTTCATGGACAACTACACTCAAGTAAAGACACAATTTAAGACCAAATCAAGTCCCAActatcttttgaaaaacctagaaatcaaaatgtcCAATGACCCCGTTAATAACAACTCTCAATCTTTGGCCAAATATGTCAAATCAACGGCAAGATCATCATCGACAGATTTAGGCAGGAAATTCGAGGACAATTCTAGCGTTAATATTCcagaaaattatattccTCCTTCATACCAACCTATCCCGATCGATATAATAGATACTTCTGCATTCAAACCAGAGCTGGTCGTTCCCTTTTTAGAGGTGTCTTTATTCAGGAATTTggataaaaatatattaagAGGATTAGCAGATGAACCACGAAGGCCCGTCTCGACAACTTCTTTATTAGTGGCGTCAGGTGCTTCCGAGTTAAATGGTAAGATAGATGGCTATATTCTTGTCTATAGTGCCATACCCGAGATTTCTCATCATGCATTAGCGTCTCCTCCATCGTATAATGATAATGTCAATAATACTGAAGTCACACCAACTGATGGTGGAggattttcaattttgagtAAAATAAGAGCATGCATCTTGGATGCATGGACTGAATTcagaaattatcaaaatggTTGGGAACAAGgtaaagaagatgatatttattcaattttacaTAATTTCAAGAGTATTTGGAGGTCGCCAGAGGCTGAAGCTgcaaaaatgaataaagtaaaaaatttaagatCTTACAGGACCACATTGGACTCTATTGACTTAGATCCATCATCACCCAACTCCCCCCCTCCTTGCATCATTGTATGTACACACATTAACGAAGATCTATCAAGTCCTCTACTTGTGGATATGGGAAGAGAGCTGGCCACTAGCTGGAATTGTGGATTTGTTGGAgtcaataatattgatgattttaacGTCGATGTAGCTATGAGTTTAATAGTGAAggaaattgttgaaaaagataaattgattACAAAAAATAGAGAAAACGCTAATGACGGTGAAAATAGTAGTAATGGAGTGTTTAGAAAGATTATAAAGTCTTGA
- the MDM36 gene encoding Mdm36p (similar to Saccharomyces cerevisiae MDM36 (YPR083W); ancestral locus Anc_3.387), which produces MSNYSDRILSQFSRTSHSFDNFNLDKLCDIIEEETASNRDNLFHIHLVLNHCRDSLNTYLDLANLQKHIYSSNTFKVLNNAVESTFIDGTVNYISNERFKELSLCTIKESNSLLQGINSLSEHTKLIGRFINTMPIDSQNNLISDPMTLLLELWFRNIQKIDFLKMKVISIFMTAKCLLINFELCLIRSYLNDFYTQISSNSDSYKNDLKQNLESTIVSFNSFIGKVIKKLEIAEINNDKTIFNQCFKVFKEIETMYIQLNFNWLISENTFLNEHNQKLIVNGPSKVQNDPGSRKTADTDSTIQISKRTNSNDNVTLDQLAPHGRSSSISSEDTLMVQSSLIKELPNLLDAFNNARRLESELANVQINKDHSEKRSISISSSTTLTESPILESSSQFENDNNTITPSIKLTSNSHRFDESNYIDFLYSSQLLKNDFSKLMSSLNKQNPHYLSSATFNTAITRNLNGFHSELLNNLYGVGHNRTLHEK; this is translated from the coding sequence aTGAGCAACTATAGTGATAGGATTCTGTCGCAATTTAGTCGAACTAGCCATTCATTCGATAACTTCAATTTAGATAAACTTTGCGATATAATCGAGGAGGAAACAGCTTCTAACAGAGACAATTTGTTCCATATCCATTTGGTACTGAATCATTGTAGAGACTCCTTAAACACATATCTGGATCTAGCGAATTTACAAAAGCATAtttattcttcaaatacATTTAAAGTACTGAACAATGCCGTGGAATCTACCTTCATAGATGGAACTGTAAATTATATCAGCAATGAACGATTTAAAGAATTGTCTCTATGCACTATCAAAGAATCTAACAGTCTATTACAGGGGATAAACTCTCTCTCTGAACACACAAAACTTATAGGAAGATTCATCAATACCATGCCAATAGACTCTCAAAATAATCTCATTAGTGATCCAATGACTTTACTTTTAGAACTCTGGTTCCgtaatattcaaaagattgatttcttaaaaatgaaagtaatATCTATTTTCATGACGGCTAAATGTCTActgataaattttgaactTTGTCTAATTCGAAGTTATCTCAATGACTTCTATACACAAATATCCTCAAATTCTGACTCATACAAAAATGATctgaaacaaaatttaGAATCCACAATAgtatcattcaattcattcaTAGGGAAagtaataaagaaattagaaattGCAGAAATCAATAACGATAAAACAATCTTTAACCAATGcttcaaagttttcaaagaaattgaaactaTGTACATTCAATTAAACTTCAATTGGCTAATTTCCGAGAACACATTTTTAAATGAACATAACCAGAAATTAATTGTCAATGGACCATCTAAAGTACAGAATGACCCAGGAAGTCGTAAAACCGCAGACACAGATAGTACGATACAAATTAGCAAGAGAACAAACTCTAATGATAATGTAACTCTGGATCAACTAGCGCCACACGGCAGAAGCAGTTCGATATCAAGTGAAGATACTTTGATGGTACAGTCCAGTTTAATCAAAGAACTGCCGAATCTATTAGATGCCTTCAATAATGCAAGACGATTGGAAAGTGAATTAGCAAACGTACAGATCAATAAAGACCATAGTGAGAAAAGATCTATTTCAATATCGTCATCCACAACTTTAACGGAGTCACCCATACTTGAGTCCAGTTCACAATTCGAAAATGACAATAATACCATAACGCCATCCATCAAGttaacttcaaattctcACAGATTTGATGAATCGAACTATATCGACTTTTTATATTCGTCACAATTActgaaaaatgatttttctaAACTAATGTCATCTCTAAACAAACAGAACCCTCATTATCTTTCATCAGCCACCTTCAACACGGCTATCACAAGAAATTTAAACGGATTCCATAGCGAACTCCTCAATAATCTCTACGGTGTTGGTCATAATCGCACCCTTCATGAGAAATGA
- the KAFR0H00780 gene encoding uncharacterized protein, translated as MLSPLTLLLVIFRIAAANLIAEVAQRPISGNLTTEARALNFLKCMEVNGFHNNTPVLTDTSGALVIYANSTFVNITAVNTVFDMCTSYYSGTLAVTLAVAETLDPSESYYASLGDVLSGRVPLPALTVNQPISGEIDRTDLNLTRRANAFDGKWYEFSDPATMTVPAQTCCLPIQTNASQSRTHSLRIERVTLIQSI; from the coding sequence ATGTTGTCCCCCCTAACTCTGTTGCTAGTGATATTTCGGATAGCTGCTGCAAACCTTATAGCAGAGGTAGCTCAGCGACCAATATCAGGCAATCTCACCACTGAGGCCCGAGCACTTAACTTCCTCAAGTGCATGGAGGTGAACGGATTTCACAACAACACGCCAGTACTGACAGACACAAGTGGGGCCTTGGTTATTTATGCCAACAGCACATTCGTCAATATTACAGCAGTCAATACAGTATTTGATATGTGCACTAGTTATTATTCCGGCACGCTGGCTGTCACCCTAGCTGTAGCCGAGACTTTAGACCCTAGCGAATCTTACTACGCGTCCCTCGGTGACGTCCTGTCAGGCCGTGTACCACTACCAGCCCTTACGGTAAATCAACCTATCTCGGGGGAGATTGATCGAACTGACTTGAACCTGACTCGGAGAGCTAATGCATTCGACGGCAAGTGGTATGAATTTTCGGATCCGGCCACAATGACTGTGCCAGCTCAGACCTGCTGCTTACCTATACAGACGAATGCGTCACAGTCGCGAACCCATTCCCTTCGTATCGAGCGCGTAACCCTAATTCAGTCAATATGA